DNA from Christensenella timonensis:
TTTCCGCTGGAATCATAACCTGCATAGAACTGCTTTGCCGTTGTCATGCCGATCACATTGCCCTTGGAATCGAGCAGCGGGCCGCCCGAGTCGCCCGGATTCACTGCCGCATCCGTCTGGATCACATTCAACGTAATGCCGTTGATGCTGATCGTCTTGCTCACGTTGCTGACATAGCCGACCGTCACCGTATTGTTGAACGTATCGCCATGTACATTACCGATCACTACGGAAAGCTCTCCGACCTTGAGTTCGTCGCTGTTACCGAGGGGCGCTGCCGGCAGGTTGAGCCCGTCTACCTTGAGCACTGCCACATCAGACGCGGCATCCTTGCCTACGACCTCCGCCACATGCTCCTGGTTGTCGGAGGTTTTCACCTTGACCAGGTTCCCCTCCTCCACCACATGGTTGTTGGTCAGGATATACCCGTCGCCCGAGATCAAAAAGCCTGTTCCCGCGCTGACCGCCTGTTCCACAGGCTCCTGCCCCGATACCAGTTGCTTATTGTACGTTGTGATGCCCACCACGCTGTCTTTCATCGCTTCCGCAATATCCACGACCGGGTTCGCAGAATCTTTGATATCCGCGGATTCCCCGCCGAGCTCCGGCGCTTCTTTCTGGCTGTTTTCCTGCTGTTGCTGCTCCGTCTCCTGGCTCGGGAGCGTGGGCAGCATGCCGTTTCCGCCGTTTATGACCGGCCCGATGACAAAGGCCATCAGCAAGCAGCCAACGAGGATCCCCGCTACGGCCACCGCTGTGATGATCCCGCCGATCCCATGCCTTTTTGTCTTTTCC
Protein-coding regions in this window:
- a CDS encoding S1C family serine protease; its protein translation is MDENGFQNMNGNGEGPQGQGGTPKPQQPQPEVQNTVPQYGQEPQPQQPYQAPQQPQQSPVYDDSYNYDQQPKPPKKKREKTKRHGIGGIITAVAVAGILVGCLLMAFVIGPVINGGNGMLPTLPSQETEQQQQENSQKEAPELGGESADIKDSANPVVDIAEAMKDSVVGITTYNKQLVSGQEPVEQAVSAGTGFLISGDGYILTNNHVVEEGNLVKVKTSDNQEHVAEVVGKDAASDVAVLKVDGLNLPAAPLGNSDELKVGELSVVIGNVHGDTFNNTVTVGYVSNVSKTISINGITLNVIQTDAAVNPGDSGGPLLDSKGNVIGMTTAKQFYAGYDSSGNALSSEGIGYAIPINKAIDIAQQLIENGSIPRPGIGLSYTMISEVDASLWQTPQGALVADVTPGGPAEKAGLRQNDVITEIDGVDLQAADKMPSFDGKNIGDTISATVWREGKEYTVTMTLEDLNEMDTSSAAQSQESGDNNQLFPELP